A genomic segment from Streptomyces sp. NBC_00459 encodes:
- a CDS encoding DUF6758 family protein encodes MRGEPSCPKCGGRVRAPGLFADSWQCDAHGTVHPLQPVIPPSVDALSVVVHRTQVPVWMPWPLPVGWLFTGVGCAGDDRSGGRATAVACTGPGPLGGMGELILVAEELGVGLGARYAGIDGPDPGPYMNVEKPAEAKVLAAGRPTPLWHVAGGPDDRAVFAGEALGLWLWAVVWPEQSGLLMYDELVLTDLRDAGAELELVPCGALSPRLLQP; translated from the coding sequence ATGAGGGGCGAACCCAGTTGCCCGAAGTGTGGTGGCCGGGTCAGGGCTCCCGGACTCTTTGCCGACTCCTGGCAGTGCGATGCGCACGGGACGGTGCATCCGCTGCAGCCCGTGATCCCGCCCAGTGTCGACGCCCTCAGTGTCGTGGTGCATCGCACTCAGGTGCCGGTGTGGATGCCGTGGCCGCTGCCGGTCGGCTGGCTCTTCACGGGCGTGGGCTGTGCGGGCGACGACCGCAGTGGCGGCCGTGCGACGGCGGTGGCCTGTACCGGTCCCGGTCCGCTCGGCGGTATGGGTGAGCTGATCCTGGTCGCCGAGGAACTCGGCGTCGGCCTCGGTGCGCGGTACGCGGGCATCGACGGGCCCGATCCGGGGCCGTACATGAACGTCGAGAAGCCGGCCGAGGCGAAGGTGCTGGCGGCGGGGCGGCCCACTCCGTTGTGGCATGTCGCGGGTGGGCCCGACGACCGCGCGGTGTTCGCCGGTGAGGCGCTCGGGTTGTGGTTGTGGGCGGTGGTGTGGCCCGAGCAGTCCGGGCTGCTGATGTACGACGAGCTGGTGCTCACGGATCTGCGGGATGCGGGGGCCGAGCTGGAGCTGGTTCCCTGCGGGGCGTTGTCGCCCCGGCTGCTCCAGCCGTAG
- a CDS encoding PHP domain-containing protein: MRIDLHCHSTASDGTDTPAELVRNAAAAGLDVVALTDHDTTRGYAEAIAALPAGLTLVTGAELSCRLDGVSMHMLAYLFDPEEPALFAERELVRDDRVPRAQGMVAKLQELGVPITWEQVARIAGDGSVGRPHVATALVELGVVPTVNDAFTGDWLADGARAYVPKHETDPFEALRLIKGAGGVAVFAHPAASKRGLTVPESAIAELAAAGLDGIEVDHMDHEPATRARLRGLAAELGLLGTGSSDYHGSRKTCVLGEYTTDPEVYGEITRRATGAFPVPGTGGA, from the coding sequence GTGCGCATAGATCTGCACTGCCACTCCACCGCCTCCGACGGTACGGACACGCCTGCCGAGCTGGTGCGCAACGCTGCCGCTGCCGGGCTCGACGTCGTCGCGCTGACCGACCACGACACGACCCGTGGGTACGCCGAGGCGATCGCCGCGCTGCCCGCCGGGCTCACGCTGGTCACCGGGGCCGAGCTGTCCTGCCGGCTCGACGGGGTCAGCATGCACATGTTGGCCTACCTGTTCGATCCCGAGGAGCCCGCGCTGTTCGCGGAGCGAGAGCTGGTGCGGGACGACCGGGTGCCGCGCGCCCAGGGGATGGTGGCCAAGCTTCAGGAGCTGGGCGTGCCCATCACCTGGGAGCAGGTCGCGCGGATCGCCGGTGACGGATCCGTGGGCCGGCCCCATGTCGCCACCGCGCTGGTGGAGCTGGGTGTCGTACCGACCGTGAACGACGCCTTCACCGGGGACTGGCTGGCCGACGGCGCCCGGGCCTACGTACCGAAGCACGAGACCGACCCCTTCGAGGCGCTGCGGCTGATCAAGGGGGCCGGTGGAGTCGCCGTGTTCGCGCACCCCGCCGCGAGCAAGCGGGGGCTGACGGTTCCCGAGTCCGCGATCGCCGAGCTGGCCGCCGCCGGGCTCGACGGCATCGAGGTCGACCACATGGACCACGAACCGGCGACCCGGGCGCGACTGCGCGGCCTCGCGGCGGAGCTGGGGCTGCTGGGCACCGGTTCCTCCGACTATCACGGCAGCCGCAAGACCTGCGTGCTCGGGGAGTACACGACGGATCCCGAGGTGTACGGCGAGATCACGCGGCGGGCCACCGGGGCGTTCCCGGTGCCGGGGACCGGCGGAGCCTGA
- a CDS encoding MarC family protein — protein MFDIAVFGSLFLTLFVIMDPPGITPIFLALTAGRPARVQKRMAFQAVCVAGGVITVFGLLGHQILDYLHVSVPALMIAGGLLLLLIALDLLTGKTDEPKQTKDVNVALVPLGMPLLAGPGAIVSVILAVQKADGVAMQVSVWAAILAVHVVLWVVMRYSLLIIRVIKDGGVVLVTRLAGMMLSAIAVQQIINGVTQVVQQS, from the coding sequence ATGTTCGACATCGCCGTCTTCGGCTCGCTCTTTCTCACCCTTTTCGTGATCATGGATCCCCCCGGGATCACGCCGATCTTCCTCGCGCTCACCGCAGGCCGGCCCGCCCGTGTGCAGAAGCGGATGGCGTTCCAGGCCGTGTGTGTGGCCGGCGGTGTGATCACCGTGTTCGGGCTGCTCGGGCACCAGATCCTGGACTATCTGCACGTCTCCGTGCCGGCCCTGATGATCGCCGGTGGGCTGCTGCTCCTGCTGATCGCACTCGACCTGCTCACCGGCAAGACGGACGAGCCCAAGCAGACCAAGGACGTGAACGTCGCCCTCGTCCCGCTCGGCATGCCCCTGCTTGCCGGGCCCGGTGCGATCGTCTCGGTCATCCTGGCCGTCCAGAAGGCGGACGGCGTGGCCATGCAGGTGTCGGTGTGGGCGGCGATCCTGGCCGTCCATGTCGTGCTGTGGGTGGTCATGCGGTACTCGCTGCTGATCATCCGCGTCATCAAGGACGGCGGCGTGGTCCTGGTGACCCGGCTCGCGGGGATGATGCTGTCCGCGATCGCCGTGCAGCAGATCATCAACGGCGTCACCCAGGTGGTCCAGCAGAGCTGA
- a CDS encoding NYN domain-containing protein: MNNDDHAELSARIDRTNELLHRMLTEVAKTPSTHAIFVDAGYLYAAAGRLVAGTEDRRSYELDAEGLIEALIDKARTIFADSRLLRVYWYDGARRRIHTIEQQSIAELPDVKVRLGNLNANNQQKGVDSLIRTDLESLARHRAISDAALIGGDEDLVSAVEAAQGYGARVHLWGIEAPEGRNQAEPLLWEVDSQRTFDLDFFKPYVVRRTVTSYESSSGTRPTREDVRFVGAQVAAKWLAARGREALVELLPGHPYLPGSVDQDLLVEAEGLLQYSLRGQAELRRALRDGFWEHLQTQY; the protein is encoded by the coding sequence ATGAACAACGACGACCACGCGGAGCTGAGCGCCCGCATCGACCGCACGAACGAACTGCTCCACCGCATGCTCACCGAGGTCGCGAAGACACCCTCGACGCACGCGATCTTCGTCGACGCGGGATATCTGTACGCGGCGGCGGGACGGCTCGTCGCCGGAACCGAGGACCGCCGCTCCTACGAGCTGGACGCGGAAGGTCTCATCGAAGCGCTCATCGACAAGGCTCGCACGATCTTCGCGGACAGTCGGCTGCTGCGGGTCTACTGGTACGACGGTGCCCGGCGCCGCATCCACACCATCGAGCAGCAGTCCATCGCGGAACTCCCCGATGTGAAGGTCCGCCTGGGCAACCTCAACGCCAACAACCAGCAGAAGGGCGTCGACTCGCTGATCCGCACCGACCTGGAGTCCCTGGCCCGGCACCGCGCGATCAGCGACGCCGCGCTCATCGGCGGCGACGAGGACCTGGTGTCGGCGGTCGAGGCCGCGCAGGGCTACGGGGCACGCGTCCACCTGTGGGGCATCGAGGCGCCCGAGGGTCGCAACCAGGCCGAGCCGCTGCTCTGGGAGGTCGACAGCCAGCGCACCTTCGACCTCGACTTCTTCAAGCCGTACGTCGTCCGTCGCACGGTCACGTCGTACGAGTCGTCGTCGGGGACGCGTCCCACGCGCGAGGACGTGCGGTTCGTGGGCGCCCAGGTGGCGGCGAAGTGGCTGGCCGCGCGGGGGCGCGAGGCGCTCGTCGAGCTGCTGCCCGGGCATCCCTACCTGCCCGGGTCCGTCGATCAGGACCTGCTGGTCGAGGCGGAGGGGCTGCTCCAGTACTCGCTGCGAGGACAGGCCGAGCTGCGGCGGGCGCTGCGGGACGGCTTCTGGGAGCACCTGCAGACGCAGTACTGA
- a CDS encoding alpha/beta fold hydrolase, with translation MSRPSTFAPPPGARAYALRTARGEFAVVDASVAAGVEPKGTVLLLPGFTGSKEDFISTHEPLAARGYRTVAVDGRGQFESPGPRDDESAYAQAELAQDVLAQAAAVGTPVHLVGHSLGGQIARAAVLLDHSPFLSLTLISSGPAEISEAQQQRAKLLRDALAVMSMADVWEAIQAMDDPQAGGDLDSVDALDAGLDDHEDLRRRWMGNSPAQLVATGRQLCSEPDRVAELAAVPLPFHVLSGTEDGTWAVPLLDDMAVRLHAHRTVIAGAEHSPNTDRPLETARALADFWDTLAH, from the coding sequence ATGAGCAGGCCTTCGACCTTCGCCCCGCCCCCCGGCGCCCGTGCGTACGCCCTGCGTACCGCGCGTGGCGAGTTCGCCGTCGTCGATGCCTCCGTGGCGGCCGGCGTCGAGCCGAAGGGGACCGTTCTGCTGCTGCCGGGGTTCACCGGCAGCAAGGAGGACTTCATCTCGACGCACGAACCGCTGGCCGCGCGCGGGTACCGTACCGTCGCCGTGGACGGGCGCGGACAGTTCGAGTCGCCCGGCCCCCGGGACGACGAATCTGCTTACGCACAGGCCGAGTTGGCGCAGGACGTGCTCGCGCAGGCGGCGGCCGTCGGCACCCCCGTACATCTCGTCGGGCACTCGCTCGGCGGGCAGATCGCCCGGGCCGCCGTCCTCCTGGACCACTCCCCGTTCCTCTCGCTGACCCTCATCTCCTCGGGCCCCGCCGAGATCTCCGAGGCGCAGCAGCAGCGCGCGAAACTGCTGCGGGACGCGCTCGCCGTGATGAGCATGGCCGACGTCTGGGAGGCCATCCAGGCCATGGACGACCCCCAGGCCGGCGGCGACCTCGACTCGGTGGACGCCCTGGACGCCGGACTCGACGACCACGAGGATCTGCGCCGTCGCTGGATGGGCAACAGTCCGGCCCAACTCGTCGCCACGGGGCGCCAGTTGTGCTCCGAGCCGGACCGGGTCGCGGAACTCGCCGCCGTACCGCTGCCCTTCCATGTGCTGTCCGGCACGGAGGACGGCACCTGGGCCGTTCCCCTCCTCGACGACATGGCCGTACGACTGCACGCGCACCGGACGGTCATCGCCGGAGCCGAGCACTCCCCCAACACGGATCGCCCGCTGGAGACCGCCCGCGCCCTTGCCGACTTCTGGGACACCCTCGCGCACTGA
- a CDS encoding DEAD/DEAH box helicase, which yields MTLPVALTGTDVIGQAKTGTGKTLGFGLPLLERVTVPADVEAGRAKPEQLTEAPQALVVVPTRELCQQVTNDLLTAGKVRNVRVLAIYGGRAYEPQVEALKKGVDVVVGTPGRLLDLAGQKKLNLGHVRALVLDEADEMLDLGFLPDVEKIMNMLPARRQTMLFSATMPGAVIGLARRYMSQPTHIRAAAPDDEGKTVANTAQYVYRAHNMDKPELVARILQADDRGLAMVFCRTKRTAADLADQLAQRGFASGAVHGDLGQGAREQALRAFRNGKVDVLVCTDVAARGIDVEGVTHVINYQSPEEEKTYLHRIGRTGRAGAKGIAITLVDWDDIPRWQLINKALELNFNDPPETYSTSPHLFEELSIPAGTKGVLPRSERTRAGLGAEEVEDLGETGGRGGPRGRGGRGGHSSGPAAAAAPAAERERPARTPRSRRRTRGGAAADATTTPVASTTPVSEALASSEQPTERRTPRRRRRTRGAAPEPVTAPTTTFVEPAAEATVATAEGTAPAPEATERSRRRRTRRTAELTPVTPVEVVPAEAPATPEAQAPEEQPRRRRTRRTAEPVVDTVEAPVVTETKPRRAPRKATAPAATVTAEAVVDTAEGVEAKPTRRTATRKATAAAPAAEAAVDTAETTEAKPRRRTARKAAEPVVAVVEAAPEAPEAEATKPRRTRKAAVAAVETAEATEAKPRRATRKATAATAPAAEAALDTAEAVEAKPRRRARKAAEPAVVAETAGIPAQPTPAETPEPKRRATRKVTAPAAEAALDTAEGVEAKPRRRTARKAAEAPVVAEPEATEPKPRRTARKATTTAAEAAVDTVEAKPTRRTATRKATAAAPAAEAAVDTAEATEAKPRRRTARKAVEVVADIPAQAADEAEAKPRRRTARKAAEPVVVVEAAPVAAEAKPRRRATRKATVTAPTADSVEA from the coding sequence ATGACGCTCCCCGTCGCCCTCACCGGCACGGACGTCATCGGCCAGGCCAAGACCGGCACCGGCAAGACGCTCGGTTTCGGCCTCCCGCTCCTTGAGCGCGTGACCGTCCCCGCCGACGTCGAGGCCGGCCGCGCCAAGCCCGAGCAGCTCACCGAGGCCCCGCAGGCCCTCGTCGTCGTCCCGACGCGAGAGCTGTGCCAGCAGGTGACGAACGACCTGCTGACGGCCGGCAAGGTCCGTAACGTGCGCGTTCTCGCCATCTACGGCGGCCGGGCGTACGAACCGCAGGTCGAGGCCCTCAAGAAGGGCGTCGACGTCGTCGTCGGCACTCCCGGGCGCCTTCTCGACCTCGCGGGCCAGAAGAAGCTCAACCTGGGCCACGTCCGCGCGCTCGTCCTCGACGAGGCCGACGAGATGCTCGACCTGGGCTTCCTGCCCGACGTCGAGAAGATCATGAACATGCTGCCGGCCCGCCGTCAGACGATGCTGTTCTCGGCGACCATGCCGGGCGCGGTCATCGGGCTGGCGCGCCGCTACATGTCGCAGCCCACGCACATCCGCGCCGCCGCGCCGGACGACGAGGGCAAGACGGTCGCGAACACCGCGCAGTACGTGTACCGCGCGCACAACATGGACAAGCCCGAACTGGTGGCGCGCATACTGCAGGCCGACGACCGGGGACTGGCCATGGTCTTCTGCCGTACGAAGCGCACGGCCGCGGACCTCGCCGACCAGCTCGCGCAGCGCGGTTTCGCCTCCGGCGCCGTCCACGGCGACCTCGGCCAGGGCGCCCGCGAGCAGGCGCTGCGCGCCTTCCGCAACGGCAAGGTCGACGTCCTCGTCTGCACGGACGTGGCCGCGCGCGGTATCGACGTCGAGGGCGTCACGCACGTCATCAACTACCAGTCTCCCGAAGAGGAGAAGACGTACCTGCACCGCATCGGCCGTACGGGCCGCGCGGGTGCCAAGGGCATCGCGATCACGCTGGTCGACTGGGACGACATCCCGCGCTGGCAGCTGATCAACAAGGCGCTGGAGCTGAACTTCAACGACCCGCCGGAGACGTACTCCACCTCTCCGCACCTCTTCGAGGAACTGAGCATCCCGGCCGGCACCAAGGGTGTCCTGCCGCGCTCGGAGCGCACGCGCGCCGGCCTGGGCGCCGAAGAGGTCGAAGACCTCGGTGAGACGGGCGGACGCGGTGGCCCGCGCGGTCGTGGCGGCCGCGGCGGCCACTCCTCCGGCCCGGCGGCTGCCGCTGCCCCGGCGGCGGAGCGTGAGCGCCCGGCACGTACGCCGCGCAGTCGCCGCCGTACCCGTGGCGGTGCCGCCGCGGACGCGACGACGACTCCGGTCGCGTCGACCACTCCGGTCAGCGAGGCACTCGCCTCGTCCGAGCAGCCCACCGAGCGCCGTACGCCGCGCCGTCGTCGCCGTACGCGCGGTGCCGCCCCGGAGCCGGTGACGGCCCCCACGACGACGTTCGTCGAGCCGGCGGCCGAGGCCACCGTAGCGACGGCGGAGGGCACGGCCCCGGCCCCCGAGGCCACGGAGAGGTCGCGCCGCCGCCGCACCCGCAGGACGGCGGAGCTCACGCCGGTCACCCCGGTCGAGGTCGTCCCGGCCGAGGCCCCGGCGACCCCCGAGGCCCAGGCGCCGGAGGAGCAGCCGCGTCGTCGCCGTACCCGCAGGACGGCGGAGCCGGTCGTCGACACCGTCGAGGCCCCGGTCGTCACGGAGACCAAGCCGCGCCGCGCCCCCCGCAAGGCCACGGCACCGGCGGCGACGGTGACTGCCGAAGCCGTCGTGGACACGGCGGAAGGCGTCGAGGCCAAGCCGACGCGTCGGACCGCCACCCGCAAGGCGACCGCAGCCGCACCGGCCGCGGAAGCCGCCGTCGACACGGCCGAGACGACCGAGGCCAAGCCGCGCCGCCGCACGGCACGCAAGGCCGCCGAGCCCGTGGTGGCCGTGGTCGAGGCCGCCCCGGAGGCTCCGGAGGCCGAGGCCACGAAGCCCCGCCGGACGCGCAAGGCCGCGGTGGCCGCCGTGGAGACGGCCGAGGCGACCGAGGCCAAGCCGCGTCGGGCGACCCGCAAGGCCACGGCAGCGACCGCACCGGCCGCCGAGGCAGCTCTCGACACCGCCGAGGCGGTCGAGGCGAAGCCGCGTCGGCGTGCCCGCAAGGCCGCCGAACCGGCGGTCGTGGCGGAGACGGCCGGCATCCCGGCCCAGCCGACGCCGGCCGAGACCCCGGAGCCGAAGCGCCGTGCGACGCGCAAGGTGACGGCCCCGGCCGCGGAAGCCGCCCTGGACACCGCGGAAGGCGTCGAGGCCAAGCCGCGCCGCCGGACGGCACGCAAGGCCGCCGAGGCCCCGGTCGTCGCGGAGCCGGAAGCCACGGAGCCGAAGCCGCGCCGTACGGCCCGCAAGGCGACGACGACGGCCGCGGAGGCCGCTGTCGACACCGTCGAGGCCAAGCCGACGCGTCGGACCGCCACCCGCAAGGCGACCGCAGCCGCACCGGCCGCGGAAGCCGCCGTCGACACCGCCGAGGCGACCGAGGCCAAGCCCCGCCGCCGCACGGCACGCAAGGCCGTCGAGGTCGTCGCCGACATCCCCGCCCAGGCGGCGGACGAGGCGGAGGCCAAGCCGCGCCGCCGGACGGCACGCAAGGCCGCCGAACCGGTGGTCGTCGTGGAGGCGGCACCGGTGGCCGCCGAGGCGAAGCCCAGGCGCCGCGCCACCCGCAAGGCCACGGTCACCGCGCCGACCGCGGACTCCGTGGAGGCCTGA
- a CDS encoding ferritin-like fold-containing protein has protein sequence MTTPDNASGTPATADESATETAADAAPVPTGIAAQDWAQAATDPQYRAAVVDLLGALAYGELAAFERLAEDAKLAPTLVDKSELAKMASAEFHHFEQIRDRLTEIGADATQAMEPFVAALDGFHKQTAPSDWLEGLVKAYVGDSIASDFYREVAARLDSDTRKLVLAVLDDTGHASFAIEKVRAAIDAEPRVGGRLALWARRLMGEALSQSQRVVADRDALSTMLVGGVADGFDLAEVGRMFSRITEAHTKRMAALGLAA, from the coding sequence ATGACGACGCCTGACAATGCCTCCGGTACCCCCGCGACCGCCGACGAAAGCGCGACAGAGACGGCGGCCGACGCCGCTCCCGTACCCACCGGAATCGCCGCCCAGGACTGGGCACAGGCCGCCACCGACCCGCAGTACCGTGCCGCGGTCGTGGACCTGCTCGGCGCGCTGGCGTACGGCGAACTGGCCGCGTTCGAGCGGCTCGCCGAGGACGCCAAGCTTGCGCCGACCCTCGTGGACAAGTCGGAACTGGCCAAGATGGCGTCGGCGGAGTTCCACCACTTCGAGCAGATCAGGGACCGTCTCACCGAGATCGGCGCCGACGCGACGCAGGCGATGGAGCCGTTCGTCGCCGCGCTCGACGGCTTCCACAAGCAGACGGCGCCCTCCGACTGGCTGGAGGGACTCGTCAAGGCGTACGTCGGCGACTCGATCGCCAGTGACTTCTACCGTGAGGTCGCGGCGCGCCTCGACTCGGACACCCGCAAGCTGGTGCTCGCGGTCCTCGACGACACGGGGCACGCGAGCTTCGCCATCGAGAAGGTGCGCGCGGCGATCGACGCGGAGCCGCGTGTGGGCGGGCGGCTCGCGCTGTGGGCGCGGCGGCTGATGGGCGAGGCCCTGTCACAGTCGCAGCGGGTCGTGGCCGACCGGGACGCGCTGTCGACGATGCTCGTCGGCGGCGTCGCGGACGGGTTCGACCTCGCGGAGGTCGGCCGGATGTTCTCCCGGATCACCGAGGCGCACACGAAGCGGATGGCCGCGCTGGGCTTGGCCGCATAG
- a CDS encoding DUF3107 domain-containing protein: MEVKIGVQHAPREIVLESGQSAEEVERAVSEALAGKSALLSLVDDHGRKVLVPADRLAYVELGEPTVRKVGFSAL, translated from the coding sequence GTGGAGGTCAAGATCGGCGTGCAGCACGCGCCCCGCGAGATCGTTCTGGAGAGCGGTCAGAGCGCCGAGGAGGTCGAGCGGGCCGTGTCCGAGGCGCTGGCCGGCAAGTCGGCACTGCTGAGCCTCGTGGACGACCACGGCCGCAAGGTCCTGGTCCCCGCAGACCGTCTCGCGTACGTCGAGCTGGGCGAGCCGACGGTCCGCAAGGTGGGCTTCAGCGCGCTGTAG
- a CDS encoding TetR/AcrR family transcriptional regulator, which produces MTAIEQTEAARPRGTRLPRRARRNQLLGAAQEVFVAQGYHSAAMDDIAERAGVSKPVLYQHFPGKLDLYLALLDQHCEALIESVRAALASTSDNKQRVRATMDAYFAYVEDDGGAFRLVFESDLTNEPAVRERVDKVTNECAEAISEVIAEDTGLSPSESMLLASGLGGLSQVVARSWLHSDRSVPRDQAVQLLASLAWRGIAGFPLHGTDHH; this is translated from the coding sequence GTGACAGCCATCGAGCAAACTGAGGCGGCACGCCCGCGGGGCACGCGGTTGCCGCGTCGCGCCCGACGGAACCAGCTGCTGGGCGCCGCCCAGGAAGTGTTCGTGGCGCAGGGCTACCACTCCGCCGCGATGGACGACATCGCCGAACGGGCCGGCGTCAGCAAGCCGGTGCTCTACCAGCACTTCCCGGGCAAGCTCGACCTCTACCTCGCGCTGCTGGACCAGCACTGCGAGGCACTGATCGAGTCCGTCCGCGCCGCCCTGGCGTCGACCTCGGACAACAAGCAGCGCGTCCGGGCGACGATGGACGCGTACTTCGCGTATGTGGAGGACGACGGCGGTGCCTTCCGTCTGGTCTTCGAGTCCGACCTGACGAACGAACCCGCCGTGCGCGAACGCGTCGACAAGGTCACGAACGAGTGCGCGGAGGCGATCTCCGAGGTCATCGCCGAGGACACCGGTCTCTCGCCCTCGGAGTCGATGCTGCTGGCCTCCGGTCTGGGCGGCCTCTCCCAGGTGGTGGCGCGGTCCTGGCTGCACAGCGACCGCAGTGTGCCGCGCGATCAGGCGGTCCAGTTGCTGGCCTCACTGGCCTGGCGCGGCATCGCCGGTTTCCCGCTGCACGGCACCGATCACCACTGA